A genomic stretch from Neodiprion fabricii isolate iyNeoFabr1 chromosome 3, iyNeoFabr1.1, whole genome shotgun sequence includes:
- the LOC124179030 gene encoding 1-acyl-sn-glycerol-3-phosphate acyltransferase alpha isoform X1 — MAPSCLEVLLVLFILVLPFLYETSKSFRYYFKFLMYYGIVMANAVMVIPIMMFRPGDVKNLLLASSVCHHVSTLLGLRWELRGREHLEKEQACIIVANHQSSLDILGMFDIWPIMDKCTVVAKKEIFYAWPFGLAAWLSGLIFIDRMNSEKARSVINTATNHIIEQKIKLWVFPEGTRHNTGEIHSFKKGAFHVAISSQLPILPVVFSSYYFLSAKDKRFDPGRVVITTLPPISTKGLGKADIEALMNKTRKAMAEVFHATSLEVQASCSSNKRHVK; from the exons ATGGCACCGTCTTGTTTAGAAGTATTATTAGTATTGTTTATACTTGTTCTGCCATTTCTCTATGAAACAAGCAAAAGTTTTAGATAttacttcaagtttttgaTGTATTATGGTATCGTAATGGCAAATGCAGTGATGGTTATACCAATTATGATGTTTCGCCCGGGAGACGTCAAAAATCTATT acTGGCGTCGTCAGTATGCCATCACGTTAGCACTTTGCTTGGCCTTCGTTGGGAACTTCGTGGTCGTGAACATTTGGAAAAAGAACAAGCCTGCATCATTGTAGCAAACCACCAGAGCTCTTTAGATATTTTAGGCATGTTTGATATATGGCCAATAATGGATAAATGTACCGTAGTTgctaaaaaagaaatattctaTGCTTGGCCGTTTGGTCTTGCAGCATGGTTGAGTGGTCTAATTTTCATAGATAGAATGAATTCGGAAAAGGCTCGCTCTGTCATTAATACGGCCACAAATCACATCATAGAGCAGAAG ATTAAATTGTGGGTATTTCCCGAAGGGACAAGACACAACACCGGCGAAATACATTCCTTCAAAAAGGGTGCATTTCACGTTGCCATAAGCTCTCAGTTGCCCATTTTGCCTGTTGTATTCtcatcatattattttttatcggcGAAAGACAAACGATTCGATccag GACGTGTTGTTATAACAACATTACCACCAATATCTACCAAAGGTTTGGGTAAAGCCGATATTGAAGCTTTGATGAATAAAACAAGGAAAGCTATGGCAGAAGTGTTCCACGCTACAAGCCTGGAAGTGCAGGCTTCATGCTCATCCAATAAACGACATGTGAAATGA
- the LOC124179030 gene encoding 1-acyl-sn-glycerol-3-phosphate acyltransferase alpha isoform X2: MVALYDFSIRNALSSFLKLASSVCHHVSTLLGLRWELRGREHLEKEQACIIVANHQSSLDILGMFDIWPIMDKCTVVAKKEIFYAWPFGLAAWLSGLIFIDRMNSEKARSVINTATNHIIEQKIKLWVFPEGTRHNTGEIHSFKKGAFHVAISSQLPILPVVFSSYYFLSAKDKRFDPGRVVITTLPPISTKGLGKADIEALMNKTRKAMAEVFHATSLEVQASCSSNKRHVK, translated from the exons ATGGTGGCGTTatatgatttttcaatacgGAACGCTCTATCGTCTTTTTTAAa acTGGCGTCGTCAGTATGCCATCACGTTAGCACTTTGCTTGGCCTTCGTTGGGAACTTCGTGGTCGTGAACATTTGGAAAAAGAACAAGCCTGCATCATTGTAGCAAACCACCAGAGCTCTTTAGATATTTTAGGCATGTTTGATATATGGCCAATAATGGATAAATGTACCGTAGTTgctaaaaaagaaatattctaTGCTTGGCCGTTTGGTCTTGCAGCATGGTTGAGTGGTCTAATTTTCATAGATAGAATGAATTCGGAAAAGGCTCGCTCTGTCATTAATACGGCCACAAATCACATCATAGAGCAGAAG ATTAAATTGTGGGTATTTCCCGAAGGGACAAGACACAACACCGGCGAAATACATTCCTTCAAAAAGGGTGCATTTCACGTTGCCATAAGCTCTCAGTTGCCCATTTTGCCTGTTGTATTCtcatcatattattttttatcggcGAAAGACAAACGATTCGATccag GACGTGTTGTTATAACAACATTACCACCAATATCTACCAAAGGTTTGGGTAAAGCCGATATTGAAGCTTTGATGAATAAAACAAGGAAAGCTATGGCAGAAGTGTTCCACGCTACAAGCCTGGAAGTGCAGGCTTCATGCTCATCCAATAAACGACATGTGAAATGA
- the LOC124179031 gene encoding calcyclin-binding protein, whose product MSPSKIDEIKLDIEELNKFMEQATRQKTKDILTLELRKLQTELSKHLEGNQNLETKPTSTQMFGNKCYEVKLNNYAWDQSEKFIKIYITLKNVQSLPKEAVYCDFMERSIDLRVLGLDSRNYQLPINNLCEEIIPEQSYTKVKTDMIAIFLAKKSPKNWSHVTGVEKRIKESKTPAVPEMSEDSDPSSNLMSLMKKFYDEGDDDMKRTIAKAWTESQDKRTSGLPSVSPL is encoded by the exons ATGTCACCGTCTAAAATCGATGAA ATCAAACTGGATATCGAGGAGCTAAATAAGTTTATGGAACAAGCAACTCGACAAAAGACAAAGGATATTCTCACATTGGAGCTACGAAAACTTCAAACAGAATTGTCTAAGCACTTAGAAGGAAACCAAAACCTGGAAACTAAACCAACTTCAACACAAATGTTTGGTAACAAATGTTATGAAGTTAAACTGAACAATTATGCATGGGATCAGTCagaaaagtttataaaaatatacattacaTTAAAGAATGTTCAATCTTTACCAAAAGAAGCGGTATACTGCGATTTCATGGAGAGATCTATTGATCTTCGCGTCTTAGGATTGGACAGTCGAAATTATCAGCTTCCTATTAACAATTTATGTGAAGAAATAATTCCTGAACAAAGCTATACAAAAGTTAAAACTGATATGATTGCTATATTTTTGGCTAAAAAATCACCTAAGAATTGGTCCCATGTTACtggtgttgaaaaaagaataaaagaatcTAAGACACCAGCAGTGCCTGAAATGAGTGAGGATAGTGACCCAAGCTCAAATTTGATGAGTCTTATGAAGAAGTTTTATGATGAGGGTGATGACGATATGAAGAGAACGATCGCAAAAGCATGGACCGAAAGTCAAGACAAACGAACATCCGGCCTGCCTTCTGTTTCACCTCTTTGA
- the LOC124177859 gene encoding uncharacterized protein LOC124177859 has product MSEDNTVSFRIEEEETPCRPRPNQRRSTFFRRRSSLRAPGEDGSTNVCAKENTGRQVEEKMENVVLDDSEKKSAGTQFDIEKYIVDLEEERKIWKETLLDRKRQYKSISKQTSNLQCCKQEVDLNVLSESERTFLLVRPNYEHICEKAKKLRIMADETRIFYNQMTHLHNQCMLKARRRLDALTTIIIDMVD; this is encoded by the exons ATGAGTGAAGATAATACTGTTTCCTTTAGGATTGAAGAGGAAGAGACTCCGTGTCGGCCAAGACCTAATCAACGTCGATCCACATTTTTCCGACGACGTTCATCGCTTCGGGCTCCGG GTGAGGATGGATCGACGAATGTGTGTGCCAAAGAAAATACAGGCAGacaagtggaagaaaaaatggaaaatgtgGTTCTGGACGATTCTGAGAAGAAAAGCGCGGGGACACAGTTTGATATAGAGAAATATATAGTTGATcttgaagaagaaagaaaaatatggaagGAAACTCTGCTGGATCGGAAAAGACAATataaaagtatttcaaaacaAACATCAAATCTGCAGTGCTGCAAACAGGAAGTAGATTTGAATGTGTTATCTGAGTCTGAGAGAACGTTTCTGCTTGTGCGGCCAAACTATGAACATATATGTGAAAAAGCTAAAAAGTTACGTATTATGGCAGATGAAACTAGAATATTTTATAACCAAATGACACATTTGCACAACCAATGCATGTTAAAAGCTCGAAGAAGGCTTGATGCACTcacaacaataattattgatatggtggactaa
- the LOC124177858 gene encoding target of rapamycin complex 2 subunit MAPKAP1 translates to MALYDNQHWLLSHIRDSFIFTDDTSACEMVMLGEDLPKQLKANGVLDCYPGMEDSDDEDIYAMAESYDIQMDMEFGHRQRSNTAQRLEKMDLERKQAAEIKHVKWENKPSTMSVEIQSELFQRKDFRKKKETKADKRHSLLAEQLEKCPNLPQNPFTDYAKFDGSEHIGTPAKKYRIFMSMLPEEQRMYPMQIVVVATAKVQEFIGLICYKYAAEHPDNPLKADITKYGLYITEDDGEVDWDLPCLDPRETIAKFGFTCLGLKEMTPNDRARHNTVVPKTVRYEENPKGKDIEQKSVAEDMAMMDDHTTAMEAPLYQLYRVHIINKVRAKAEIHLGISGEKIEIDPVITGKGAARFWNRQRAVSYHIDNIAWCELVEHKGPKTTFTLVYTSHANHLEFHTGSSGQTPSLHQSTSFKNHDFEADSATAEEIVRKINHILEIRSGTSRKEYLAQRERKATRRKNFHLHR, encoded by the exons ATGGCATTATACGACAACCAGCATTGGCTTTTATCGCACATACGAGACAGCTTTATATTCACGGATGACACGA GTGCCTGTGAGATGGTAATGCTTGGAGAAGATTTACCAAAACAACTTAAAGCCAACGGGGTCCTTGACTGCTATCCAGGAATGGAAGATAGTGACGACGAAGATATCTATGCGATGGCTGAATCTTACGATATACAAATGG ATATGGAATTTGGGCACAGACAACGCTCAAACACAGCACAGCGTTTAGAAAAAATGGATCTTGAACGAAAACAAGCTGCAGAAATAAAGCATGTAAAGTGGGAAAATAAACCGAGTACTATGTCAGTTGAAATCCAATCCGAATTATTCCAGAGaaaagattttcgaaaaaagaaagaaaccaAGGCTGATAAACGCCACTCGCTATTAGCGGAACAATTGGAAAAATGCCCGAATCTTCCACAAAATCCTTTCACTGACTACGCTAAATTTGATGGCAGT GAACATATTGGTACACCAGCTAAGAAGTACAGAATATTTATGTCTATGTTGCCCGAAGAACAGCGTATGTATCCCATGCAAATTGTGGTTGTTGCTACAGCCAAAGTACAGGAGTTTATTGGATTAATATGTTACAAATATGCTGCTGAACATCCTGATAATCCTCTCAA GGCAGATATTACTAAATATGGGCTGTACATCACGGAAGATGACGGGGAAGTAGATTGGGATTTACCTTGTTTAGATCCAAGAGAAACAATTGCCAAATTTGGATTCACGTGCCTAGGGCTGAAAGAAATGACACCCAATGACAGAGCACGTCATAATACAGTTGTTCCCAAGACTGTGAGGTATGAAGAAAATCCGAAGGGAAAAGATATAGAACAGAAATCTGTTGCTGAAGATATGGCAATGATGGACGATCATACAACTGCTATGGAAGCTCCTTTGTATCAGCTATACAG GGTGCATATAATAAATAAGGTGAGAGCAAAGGCTGAAATTCATTTAGGAATATCTggagagaaaattgaaattgaccCAGTAATAACTGGCAAGGGAGCTGCACGCTTTTGGAACCGGCAACGTGCCGTAAGTTACCACATAGACAACATCGCTTGGTGCGAATTAGTCGAACATAAAGGGCCAAAAACGACATTCACGCTTGTTTACACATCACATGCTAATCATTTGGAATTCCATACGG GGTCATCCGGGCAAACCCCTTCTCTGCATCAATCAACGTCATTTAAAAATCATGATTTTGAAGCAGACTCAGCTACAGCAGAGGAAATAGTCCGTAAAATTAATCACATCCTGGAAATACGGAGCGGTACATCAAGAAAAGAATACCTGGCCCAACGAGAAAGGAAAGCTACCCggcgaaaaaatttccacttgCACAGATGA